In the Eptesicus fuscus isolate TK198812 chromosome 12, DD_ASM_mEF_20220401, whole genome shotgun sequence genome, one interval contains:
- the LAMA3 gene encoding laminin subunit alpha-3 isoform X6 — MPPAVRWSAWRAGWLWIFGAALGQCLGYSSQQQRVAFPQPLGQSSQQASFVQFKPSQGCSPGYYRDYKGLHTGRCVPCNCNGHSTRCQDGSGTCINCQHHTAGEHCERCQDGYYGNAIQGPCSACPCPHTNSFATGCVVTGSSVQCSCKPGYTGAQCERCAPGYFGNPQKLGGGCQPCSCGNNGHLGSCDPRTGDCLSQEPSDGGAGEECDDCDSCVVTLLNDLAALEDELRLVKSQLQGLSASAGTRQQMELLETQTEALRNQLLNYRSAISNQGSKVDGLEKEFSHLSREFDTLQEKVQTNSRKAQTLYNNLDRTVQSAKELDTKIKNVIRNVHILLRQVSGADPGGHTLPPGEFPRKLAEAQRMLKELRGRDFGRNLRDAEAEKREAQLLLHRVRSWLDARPGEHSGLAQSIRASLNDYEARLAGLRAALQEAAAQARKATGLNQDSERALESIQRQVREMNALQSEFTKSLAAADSSLLQTNVLLQLMEKSQEDYNNLAASVSEVRRELRDKASALSASAGNAALVARAEAHAQALQELAKRLEETQRNASADELVRCAVEAATAYENILNAIKAAEDAADKAASASESALQTVRNEDLPSKARTLSSDSDALLTEAQTTQSKLQREISPALNNLQQTLRTMTVQKGTMHTNVTTFRNDLRGMARDDIDGLISSARSMVRSANDITDTVLGGLHPIQEDVGRIKDAYGSTRGEDFSQALTDADSSVKKLTNKLPDLLSKIESINQQLLPLGNISDNVDHIRELIQQARDAANKVAIPMRFNGKSGVEVRLPSDLDDLKGYTSLSLFLQRPEPGENGGSENMFVMYLGNRDASGDYIGMAVVDGQLRCVYNLGDREAELQVDQTLTRSETQEAVMDRVKFQRIYQFARLNYTRKATSNKPETAQFYDIEGGNSNTLLNLDPENVVFYVGGYPPDFTLPRRLRFPPYKGCIELDDLNENVLSLYNFKETFNLNTTEVEPCRRRKEESDKNYFEGTGYARVPTQPHAPIPTFGQTVQTTVDRGLLFFAQNQSRFISLNIEDGSLLVRYKLDAEPPKEKGIRDVISDGKDHSIQIKIGKAQRLMLISVGNSQSIRIEEEIFDFNTYYLGGIPLSIRERFNISTPAFRGCMKNLKKTSGVVRLNDTVGVTKKCSEDWKLVRSASFSRGGQMTFTHLDFPLPSQVQASFGFQTFQPSGVLLQHPAGTSSLQVALEDGHIEVSTRDSSRPIFKSPGKYSDGSLHHVSVMSDSAGLRLLVDDQLLKSDQRLPGSPGSQRSLRLGGSDFEGCISNVFVQRSSQSPQVLDLTTKSSKRDVSLGGCSLNKPPFLMLLKGSTRLSRAQSFDINQPLQDSPGASPGSVPAGQSTQACPPSPGTQAWPGALRFGDSPTSHLRFKLPPELLKPRSQFAVDMRTAAPGGLVFHTGAPASFMALYLAKGRLVLAVGAEGRRLRLKSKEKYDDGQWHTVAFGQDGEKGRLVVDGLRAWEGRLPENFTLSPRASLYLGSSPSRKPKSLPQSSFVGCLRNFQMDSKPLDSPSARVAVSPCVAGPLEKGVYFSREGGRVTLANSVSLGPEFKLLFSIRPRSLTGVLLHVGRQPGRHLRVYLEAGKVVASVHSEAGGMVTSVTPRQSLCDGQWHSVAVTIKQHVLHLALDADSSYTAGRQPFPPARTQEPLHLGSIPADWKAPEPPVWNPFSGCLKNIQVNHVPVPVADAVEVQGMVSLNGCPDH; from the exons GTGTGCGCCAGGATACTTCGGGAATCCCCAGAAGTTgggaggtggctgccagccttgcAGTTGTGGTAACAACGGCCATTTGGGCAGCTGTGACCCCCGGACCGGAG ACTGCCTCAGCCAAGAGCCCAGCGACGGCGGCGCTGGCGAGGAATGTGATG ACTGTGACAGCTGCGTGGTGACCCTCCTGAACGACCTGGCCGCCCTGGAGGACGAGCTCCGCCTCGTCAAGTCGCAGCTGCAGGGGCTGAGCGCCAGTGCCGGCACGCGGCAGCAGATGGAGCTCCTGGAGACCCAGACCGAGGCCCTGCGG AACCAGCTGCTGAACTACCGCTCTGCCATTTCAAACCAAGGCTCCAAGGTGGATGGCTTGGAAAAGGAATTCAGTCATCTGAGTCGTGAATTTGACACTTTGCAAGAAAAG gTTCAAACAAACTCCAGAAAAGCACAAACGTTATATAACAACCTTGATCGGACAGTTCAAAGTGCGAAAGAGCTGGACACGAAGATTAAAAATGTCATCCGAAATGTGCACA TCCTGCTGAGGCAGGTCTCGGGGGCAGACCCAGGAGGACACACCCTGCCCCCCGGCGAGTTCCCCAGGAAGCTGGCCGAAGCTCAGCGCATGCTGAAGGAGCTGAGGGGCCGCGACTTTGGAAGGAACCTGAGAGACGCAGAGGCTGAGAAAAGAGAGGCGCAGCTCC TGCTGCACCGGGTCCGGAGCTGGCTGGATGCCCGCCCGGGGGAGCACAGTGGGCTTGCCCAGAGCATCCGGGCCTCCTTAAACGACTACGAGGCCAGGCTCGCGGGCCTCCGGGCTGCACTGCAGGAGGCGGCCGCCCAGGCCAGGAAGGCCACGGGCCTCAACCAGGACAGCGAGCGGGCTTTGGAGTCCATCCAG agACAAGTGAGAGAGATGAACGCCCTGCAGAGCGAGTTCACCAAGTCGCTGGCGGCGGCCGACTCTTCGTTACTGCAGACCAACGTCCTGCTGCAGCTGATGGAGAAGAGCCAGGAG GACTATAACAACCTGGCGGCCTCGGTGAGCGAAGTGCGGCGGGAGCTAAGGGACAAGGCGAGCGCGCTCTCCGCATCGGCCGGCAACGCGGCGCTGGTGGCGCGGGCGGAGGCGCATGCACAGGCCCTGCAGGAGCTGGCCAAGCGGCTGGAGGA GACCCAGCGGAACGCCAGCGCCGACGAGCTGGTGCGCTGCGCCGTGGAGGCAGCCACCGCCTACGAGAACATCCTCAACGCCATCAAGGCGGCCGAGGACGCAGCTGACAAGGCGGCCAGCGCCTCTGAGTCTGCCCTCCAG ACCGTGAGGAATGAAGACCTTCCGTCCAAAGCCAGGACCCTGAGCTCTGACAGCGACGCGCTGTTAACTGAAGCCCAGACGACACAGAGCAAGCTGCAGCGAG AAATCAGTCCGGCTCTGAACAACCTCCAGCAAACTTTGAGAACGATGACAGTTCAGAAAGGCACGATGCACACCAATGTCACCACCTTCCGCAATGACCTGCGCGGGATGGCGAGAG ACGACATCGACGGCCTGATCAGCAGCGCCAGGAGCATGGTCAGAAGTGCCAACGACATCACAGACACGGTCCTGGGAGGGCTGCACCCCATCCAGGAGGATGTGGGGAGGATTAAGGACGCCTACGGGAGCACCCGCGGCGAAGACTTCAGCCAGGCGCTCACCGACGCGGACAGCTCAG TAAAGAAACTAACCAACAAGCTGCCTGATCTTCTGAGCAAGATTGAAAGCATCAACCAGCAGCTGTTGCCGCTGGGCAACATCTCTGACAACGTGGACCACATCCGGGAGCTAATCCAGCAGGCCAGGGACGCAGCGAACAAG GTCGCCATCCCCATGAGGTTCAACGGGAAGTCGGGCGTGGAGGTCCGGCTGCCGAGCGACCTGGACGACCTGAAGGGGTACACGTCTCTCTCCTTGTTTCTCCAAAGACCCGAGCCCGGGGAGAATGGAGGATCGGAGAACATGTTTGTGATGTACCTCGGCAACAGAGAC GCCTCCGGGGACTACATCGGCATGGCCGTGGTGGACGGCCAACTCAGGTGTGTCTACAACCTGGGGGACCGCGAGGCCGAGCTGCAGGTGGACCAGACCTTGACCAGGAGTGAAACTCAGGAGGCGGTTATGGACCGGGTCAAGTTCCAGAG AATTTACCAGTTTGCAAGGCTTAATTACACCAGAAAAGCCACATCCAATAAACCAGAAACAGCTCAGTTCTATGACATAGAAGGTGGGAACAGCAACACACTCCTCAACCTGGACCCTGAAAACGTGGTGTTTTACGTGGGAGGCTACCCACCTGACTTCACA CTCCCCCGAAGACTCAGGTTCCCTCCGTACAAAGGCTGTATTGAGTTGGATGACCTCAATGAGAACGTCCTGAGCTTGTACAACTTCAAAGAAACGTTCAACCTCAATACCACCGAAGTGGAGCCTTGTCGAAG gaggaaggaggagtCGGACAAGAATTACTTTGAAGGCACAGGCTATGCTCGAGTTCCAACTCAGCCACACGCTCCCATCCCCACCTTTGGCCAGACGGTTCAGACCACTGTGGACAGAGGGTTGCTGTTCTTTGCACAAAACCAG AGTCGCTTCATCTCCCTCAACATCGAGGACGGCAGCCTCCTGGTGCGGTACAAGCTGGACGCAGAGCCGCCCAAAGAAAAGGGGATCCGAGACGTCATCAGCGACGGGAAAGACCACTCG ATTCAGATCAAGATTGGAAAAGCCCAGAGACTTATGTTGATAAGTGTGGGGAATTCCCAAAGCATTAGAAttgaagaagaaatatttgatttCAACACGTATTATCTGGGAGGCATCCCACTTTCCATCAGGGAAAG GTTTAACATTTCGACGCCTGCTTTCCGCGGCTGCATGAAGAACCTGAAGAAGACCAGCGGCGTGGTGAGGCTGAACGACACCGTGGGAGTGACCAAGAAGTGCTCGGAGGACTGGAAG CTCGTGCGCTCCGCCTCGTTCTCCAGGGGAGGACAGATGACCTTCACCCACTTGGATTTCCCACTGCCCAGCCAGGTCCAGGCCTCCTTTGGGTTTCAGACCTTCCAGCCCAGTGGCGTCCTGCTGCAGCATCCAGCTGGG ACCAGCAGCCTGCAGGTCGCCCTGGAAGATGGGCACATTGAAGTCAGCACCAGGGACAGCAGCCGCCCGATTTTTAAGTCTCCGGGGAAGTACTCAGACGGCTCCCTGCACCACGTGTCTGTGATGAGCGACAGCGCTGG ACTCCGGCTGCTCGTCGATGACCAGCTGCTGAAAAGTGACCAGAGGCTGCCCGGCTCCCCCGGCTCCCAGCGGTCCCTGCGTCTGGGCGGGAGCGACTTCGAGGGCTGCATCAGCAACGTGTTCGTCCAGAG GTCGTCACAGAGCCCCCAAGTCCTGGACTTGACCACCAAGTCTTCCAAGAGAGATGTGTCCCTGGGAGGCTGCAGTCTGAACAAACCACCGTTCCTGATGTTGCTCAAAGGCTCTACCAGGTTGAGCAGAGCCCAGTCTTTTGACATCAACCAG CCCCTGCAGGACTCGCCCGGGGCCTCCCCAGGGAGCGTGCCCGCGGGGCAGAGCACTCAGGCCTGCCCCCCATCGCCCGGCACCCAGGCCTGGCCCGGAGCCCTCAGGTTTGGGGACAGTCCCACCAGCCACCTGCGATTCAAGCTGCCCCCGGAGCtgctgaaacccag GTCACAGTTCGCCGTGGACATGCGGACGGCGGCCCCCGGAGGGCTGGTGTTCCACACGGGCGCCCCGGCCTCCTTCATGGCCCTGTACCTCGCCAAGGGGCGGCTCGTCCTCGCTGTGGGGGCAGAAGggagaagactgaggctcaaGAGCAAAGAGAAGTACGACGACGGGCAGTGGCACACG GTGGCGTTCGGACAAGACGGGGAGAAGGGGCGCTTGGTCGTGGATgggctgagggcctgggagggacgtTTGCCGGAAAATTTCACCCTCAGCCCCAGAGCGTCCCTTTACCTGGGATCTTCCCCGTCCAGGAAGCCGAAG AGCCTCCCCCAGAGCAGCTTTGTGGGGTGCCTGAGGAACTTCCAGATGGATTCGAAACCACTGGACTCGCCTTCTGCCCGCGTGGCGGTGTCGCCCTGCGTGGCGGGCCCTTTGGAGAAAGGCGTTTATTTCTCCCGGGAAGGCGGTCGCGTCACGCTAG CGAACTCGGTGTCGTTGGGGCCGGAGTTCAAGCTCCTTTTCAGCATCCGCCCGCGGAGCCTCACGGGGGTCCTGCTGCACGTGGGCCGCCAGCCCGGCAGGCACCTGCGCGTCTACCTGGAGGCCGGCAAG GTCGTGGCCTCTGTGCACAGTGAGGCGGGCGGGATGGTGACATCGGTCACACCCAGGCAGTCTCTGTGTGACGGGCAGTGGCACTCGGTGGCAG TCACCATAAAGCAGCACGTCCTGCACCTGGCGCTGGACGCAGACAGCAGCTACACAGCCGGGCGGCAGCCCTTCCCGCCCGCCCGCACCCAGGAGCCACTGCACCTCGGCAGCATCCCAG CCGATTGGAAGGCCCCGGAGCCCCCCGTCTGGAACCCCTTTTCCGGCTGCCTGAAGAACATTCAAGTCAACCACGTGCCCGTGCCCGTCGCCGACGCCGTGGAAGTCCAGGGCATGGTCAGTCTGAATGGCTGTCCCGACCACTAA